The DNA segment CTGGTGGGATAGACTGACTGTAGACTATACGTAACTCCTTCTGATGATTTGGTTGTTATCAGAAGGGTATACACCTTTTCTTTTTCTATCCACCAAGTTTCATAGTATCCCTGACGAGATCAAGGGCTGGTGTATACACCGGCCCAAAACGTCCGCACCCCCCAAGACGGGGCGCGGAACATATGGCCCGCAGCGTATTCAAGTTGAGTTGCGGGCGAACGGCATCGTTCTGGGTCGGGACCATATCGCGCGATTACG comes from the Alkalispirochaeta americana genome and includes:
- a CDS encoding IS3 family transposase encodes the protein MIWLLSEGYTPFLFLSTKFHSIPDEIKGWCIHRPKTSAPPKTGRGTYGPQRIQVELRANGIVLGRDHIARLRREMGLQCVCKRPRYFITASRSVFRRLNMNLVDFPAVA